The Williamwhitmania sp. genome includes a region encoding these proteins:
- a CDS encoding SRPBCC family protein, with the protein MKIIKWLLFGIIGLAVLLLVMALFLPSNKHLEGKIVIKAPTRIIYPQIANFHNWEKWSPFQAADSTMVSEYSGQEMTKGASTSWKSKKNGNGSMTIVEVIPNAMINTKLIFADSSEAMSDWILKPLVDGTEVTWTTDIQHLSYPVGRLMGLIMKGLMRPMFDKGLASLKTLCESLPLHSKTSDVMQVTMPKQIAISIADSALPADMGKKMGEMFGQLQTFMKKNKFQFAGAPFGKYPEWNPEGINHFAVGIPVDRMVKPLGNIMVDSIPYMDALMVSHFGSYETIGDAHEKIGAYAESKGIEFNGPAWEEYITDPMTEPDTMKWETKIYYPIKK; encoded by the coding sequence ATGAAAATAATAAAATGGTTACTTTTTGGAATTATAGGGCTTGCCGTATTATTGCTAGTCATGGCCCTGTTTTTACCTTCCAACAAGCACCTCGAAGGTAAAATCGTTATCAAGGCTCCAACACGGATTATCTATCCGCAAATTGCCAACTTCCACAACTGGGAGAAATGGTCCCCGTTCCAGGCTGCCGACTCTACAATGGTTTCGGAATACAGTGGACAGGAGATGACCAAAGGTGCCAGCACCTCGTGGAAAAGCAAAAAGAATGGGAACGGCAGCATGACCATTGTGGAGGTCATACCAAACGCCATGATCAACACCAAGCTGATTTTTGCCGACAGCAGCGAGGCCATGAGCGACTGGATACTGAAGCCCTTAGTTGATGGCACAGAAGTTACTTGGACTACCGATATTCAACACCTCTCCTACCCAGTGGGGCGCCTGATGGGGTTAATTATGAAAGGGTTGATGAGGCCCATGTTCGACAAGGGACTTGCCAGCCTAAAAACTCTTTGCGAATCGCTACCGTTGCACTCCAAAACGAGCGACGTTATGCAGGTTACCATGCCCAAACAAATTGCCATTTCCATTGCCGATTCAGCACTCCCAGCCGATATGGGAAAGAAGATGGGTGAGATGTTTGGCCAGCTTCAAACGTTTATGAAAAAGAATAAGTTTCAGTTTGCCGGAGCGCCCTTTGGCAAGTATCCGGAATGGAACCCGGAGGGCATCAACCACTTTGCAGTTGGTATTCCGGTGGACAGGATGGTAAAACCCCTAGGAAACATCATGGTAGATAGCATTCCATACATGGATGCCTTAATGGTTTCGCACTTTGGCTCCTATGAGACCATTGGCGATGCCCATGAGAAGATTGGAGCATACGCCGAATCGAAGGGCATTGAATTCAATGGACCAGCTTGGGAGGAATATATTACCGACCCCATGACCGAACCGGATACAATGAAGTGGGAAACTAAAATTTACTATCCAATAAAGAAATAG